GACTACCGACGTGTCGTCGGTGCCGGCGCCGCCGGACGCGCAGGAGGTCACCGTCGAGCGCGTCGTCGACGGCGACACCCTGGTCGTGTCCGGCGAGCAGGGCAGCGTCCTGCCCTCGGCCGGGGAGCACCGGGTGCGGCTGCTGCTCGTCGACACCCCCGAGGTCGACGGCCCGCAGGCCGACGAGGAGTGCCTGGGACCGGAGGCCTCGGAGCTGACGGCCGAGCTGCTGCCGGAGGGCTCCACCGTGCTCCTGGCCGCGGACGTCGAGACCGTCGACCAGTACGGGCGGCTCCTGGCCTACGCCTGGCGGCCCGACGGGGTGTTCGTCAACGAGGCGGTCGTGGCCAACGGGCTGGCCTACACCGTGGTGTACCCGCCGAACGACGAGCTCGTCGACGTCGTGGGGGCTGCCGAGCAGCGGGCGCGGGACGCCCGGCTCGGCGTGTGGGGCAGCTGCTGACCCAGCCGGCACGGCACTCGAGCCGGCCCCCTGG
This window of the Aquipuribacter hungaricus genome carries:
- a CDS encoding thermonuclease family protein, whose amino-acid sequence is MQRHDHHEGRATVLQRGADHGHPRARRPTGPAAAAVLAVLLLAGCSDRVPVEAFASVEARATTDVSSVPAPPDAQEVTVERVVDGDTLVVSGEQGSVLPSAGEHRVRLLLVDTPEVDGPQADEECLGPEASELTAELLPEGSTVLLAADVETVDQYGRLLAYAWRPDGVFVNEAVVANGLAYTVVYPPNDELVDVVGAAEQRARDARLGVWGSC